The following proteins come from a genomic window of Paenibacillus spongiae:
- a CDS encoding ABC transporter ATP-binding protein, with translation MAAAIQLDNVSKSFRSKKAVDRLSLTIEQGSVVALLGPNGAGKTTTVSMILGLQQPTEGTVKLLGGDPQDAGVRNRIGAMLQEVSVVDSLKVAETINLFRSYYDHPLPLERLLQVSNLEAERNKLASALSGGQQRRLGFALALAGDPDVLFLDEPTVGMDVTSRQLFWETVRAMAGRGRTIVLTTHYLEEADSVADRIVVINNGQLVADGTPSEIKAGTNGRVISFTAGSSVTTELLRTIPGVGEIEWNHNRVKLKSADTDRLIASLIHHGIEMRDIEIVSGGLEEAFQALVNK, from the coding sequence ATGGCGGCAGCCATTCAATTGGATAACGTGAGCAAATCGTTCAGAAGCAAGAAAGCGGTGGACCGCTTGTCGCTTACCATCGAGCAGGGAAGTGTGGTCGCGCTGCTTGGCCCCAACGGCGCGGGCAAAACAACGACCGTATCGATGATCCTGGGGCTGCAGCAGCCGACGGAGGGCACGGTGAAGCTGCTCGGCGGCGACCCGCAGGATGCGGGCGTACGCAATCGCATCGGCGCCATGCTCCAGGAAGTCAGCGTGGTCGATAGTCTGAAGGTGGCCGAGACGATTAATCTGTTCCGCAGCTATTACGATCATCCTCTGCCGCTTGAGCGGCTGCTGCAGGTATCCAATTTGGAGGCGGAACGCAATAAGCTGGCGTCCGCGCTCTCAGGCGGCCAGCAGCGCAGACTCGGCTTCGCTCTTGCGCTGGCCGGCGATCCGGACGTGCTGTTTCTCGATGAGCCGACGGTTGGCATGGATGTTACAAGCCGGCAGCTGTTCTGGGAGACCGTCCGGGCTATGGCCGGCCGGGGCCGTACGATCGTGCTGACGACCCATTACTTGGAGGAAGCCGACAGCGTCGCCGACCGCATCGTCGTGATCAACAATGGCCAGCTGGTCGCTGACGGCACGCCGAGCGAAATTAAAGCCGGCACGAACGGAAGGGTCATCTCCTTCACAGCCGGGTCATCCGTGACGACTGAGCTGCTGCGGACGATCCCCGGAGTGGGCGAGATCGAGTGGAACCATAACCGGGTGAAGCTGAAGAGCGCGGATACGGACCGGCTGATCGCCAGCCTCATCCACCATGGGATTGAGATGAGAGACATTGAAATCGTAAG